A portion of the Streptomyces coeruleoprunus genome contains these proteins:
- the pdhA gene encoding pyruvate dehydrogenase (acetyl-transferring) E1 component subunit alpha, whose protein sequence is MTTTAAVDPATGTDFVQLLTPEGERVHHPVHDIDPSPEELRGLYRDMVLARRVDGEGVTLQRQGELGLWPSLLGQEAAQVGAARALRDDDHVFPSYREHGVALCRGVDPLDLLALFRGVTNGSWDPEERRFHLYTLVIGSQTLHATGYAMGLAKDGAETAVLACFGDGATSQGDVSEAFNFAAVYDAPVVFLCQNNQFAISESNERQTRVPLHQRARGFGFPGVRVDGNDVLACLAVTRWALERARRGEGPALIEAFTYRMGAHTTSDDPTRYRDAAEVAAWEARDPILRLRTHLERQGLADEAFFADVEAEGEALARSVRAGVRAMPDPGFPSLFDHVYADGHALVDEERALFAAYQEQFAEEVARP, encoded by the coding sequence ATGACCACCACCGCCGCCGTCGACCCGGCCACCGGCACGGACTTCGTCCAGCTGCTCACCCCCGAGGGCGAACGCGTCCACCACCCCGTCCACGACATCGACCCGAGCCCCGAGGAGCTGCGCGGCCTGTACCGCGACATGGTCCTCGCCCGCCGTGTGGACGGCGAGGGCGTCACGCTCCAGCGCCAGGGCGAACTGGGCCTGTGGCCCTCCCTGCTGGGCCAGGAGGCCGCGCAGGTGGGTGCCGCCCGCGCCCTGCGGGACGACGACCACGTCTTCCCCAGCTACCGGGAGCACGGCGTGGCCCTGTGCCGCGGCGTGGACCCGCTGGACCTGCTGGCGCTGTTCCGTGGCGTGACCAACGGCAGCTGGGACCCCGAGGAGCGGCGGTTCCACCTCTACACGCTGGTCATCGGCTCGCAGACGCTGCACGCCACCGGCTATGCGATGGGCCTCGCCAAGGACGGCGCCGAGACGGCGGTCCTGGCCTGTTTCGGCGACGGCGCCACCAGCCAGGGCGACGTGAGCGAGGCGTTCAACTTCGCGGCCGTGTACGACGCGCCGGTCGTCTTCCTCTGCCAGAACAACCAGTTCGCGATCTCCGAGTCGAACGAGCGGCAGACCCGCGTCCCCCTCCACCAGCGGGCCCGCGGCTTCGGCTTCCCGGGTGTGCGCGTCGACGGCAACGACGTGCTGGCCTGCCTGGCCGTGACCCGCTGGGCGCTGGAGCGCGCCCGGCGCGGCGAGGGCCCGGCGCTGATCGAGGCGTTCACGTACCGCATGGGCGCCCACACGACGTCCGACGACCCGACCCGCTACCGGGACGCGGCGGAGGTGGCCGCGTGGGAGGCCCGCGACCCGATCCTGCGGCTGCGCACGCACCTGGAGCGGCAGGGCCTGGCGGACGAGGCGTTCTTCGCGGACGTGGAGGCGGAGGGCGAGGCGCTGGCGCGGAGCGTGCGGGCGGGGGTGCGGGCCATGCCCGACCCCGGGTTCCCGTCGCTGTTCGACCACGTGTACGCGGACGGGCACGCGCTCGTCGACGAGGAGCGGGCCCTGTTCGCCGCGTACCAGGAGCAGTTCGCGGAGGAGGTGGCACGGCCATGA
- a CDS encoding serine hydrolase domain-containing protein, with protein sequence MPASASAHPDVVVHGRVAPGFERVREEFARNFTERDDNGSALAVTLDGELVVDLWGGLADSTTGRPWDRDTLQLIFSGSKGIMVTALLLLVDRGVVELDAPVARYWPEFAAAGKEHITVREVVTFTARMPAVAAPLAQRDLSDAEGMAKLLADQAPESDPRAEGILYGPYAAGWIVAEVVRRADGRRLDRFFAEEVARPHGLDIHFGIPEELNGRMARTEYGPGFRDQFTGYFTSEDPLTQRIWQNPIPFPEDEETWNRPDRRHSLIPAANVIGSARAFATFYGLLAADAVRPDGEEPAILSRRLLDEARAPHVSKTDQLIDVPMVYGGGGYRLRTNPRPGPDGNSFGHDGAGGSANQAWPRVGVGISYVMNRLIALGPDDKRASSLVKAVAAAITDLGIGEKV encoded by the coding sequence ATGCCCGCATCCGCGTCCGCCCACCCCGACGTCGTCGTCCACGGCCGCGTCGCCCCCGGATTCGAGCGCGTACGCGAGGAGTTCGCGCGGAACTTCACCGAGCGCGACGACAACGGCTCCGCGCTCGCCGTCACCCTCGACGGGGAACTCGTCGTCGACCTGTGGGGCGGCCTCGCCGACTCCACCACCGGCCGCCCCTGGGACCGCGACACGCTCCAGCTGATCTTCTCCGGCAGCAAGGGGATCATGGTCACCGCGCTGCTGCTCCTCGTGGACCGCGGCGTCGTCGAACTCGACGCGCCCGTGGCCCGCTACTGGCCCGAGTTCGCCGCCGCCGGCAAGGAGCACATCACCGTCCGCGAGGTCGTCACCTTCACCGCCCGGATGCCCGCCGTCGCCGCGCCCCTCGCCCAGAGGGACCTGAGCGACGCCGAGGGCATGGCCAAGCTCCTCGCCGACCAGGCGCCCGAGAGCGACCCGCGCGCCGAGGGCATCCTGTACGGCCCGTACGCGGCCGGCTGGATCGTCGCCGAGGTCGTGCGGCGCGCCGACGGGCGGCGGCTCGACCGGTTCTTCGCGGAGGAGGTCGCCCGCCCCCACGGCCTGGACATCCACTTCGGCATCCCCGAGGAGCTGAACGGCCGGATGGCCCGCACCGAGTACGGGCCGGGCTTCCGCGACCAGTTCACCGGCTACTTCACCAGCGAGGACCCGCTGACCCAGCGGATCTGGCAGAACCCGATCCCGTTCCCCGAGGACGAGGAGACGTGGAACCGCCCCGACCGCCGGCACTCGCTCATCCCCGCCGCCAACGTCATCGGCTCGGCCCGCGCCTTCGCCACCTTCTACGGCCTGCTGGCCGCCGACGCCGTGCGCCCCGACGGCGAGGAGCCCGCGATCCTGTCGCGCCGCCTCCTCGACGAGGCCCGCGCCCCCCACGTCAGCAAGACGGACCAGCTGATCGACGTGCCGATGGTGTACGGCGGTGGCGGCTACCGGCTGCGGACCAACCCGCGCCCCGGCCCGGACGGCAACTCCTTCGGCCACGACGGCGCCGGCGGCTCCGCCAACCAGGCCTGGCCGCGGGTCGGCGTCGGCATCTCGTACGTCATGAACCGGCTCATCGCCCTCGGCCCGGACGACAAGCGGGCCTCGTCGCTGGTCAAGGCGGTCGCCGCGGCGATCACGGACCTGGGGATCGGAGAGAAGGTATGA